A part of Candidatus Palauibacter scopulicola genomic DNA contains:
- a CDS encoding acetyl-CoA carboxylase biotin carboxylase subunit: protein MFDKVLIANRGEIAVRVIRACHEEGLGTVAVYSDADRQAPHVLLAGEAVRIGGAAAVESYLSIDRLVAAAEETGAGAVHPGYGFLAENADFARAVEAAGLVHVGPPAEAIEIMGDKTRARARMVEAGVPVIPGSDPLASARDAVREAGRIGFPVLLKAAAGGGGKGMHVVSDAEEIAGAFGRATREARAAFGDGRVFAERFLRAPRHIEIQVLADDERTVDFGERECSIQRRHQKLIEEAPSTAIGDALRRRMAEVAVRAAEAVGYRSAGTVEFLVEGREFFFLEMNTRIQVEHPVTELVTGVDLVRQQLRVARGLPLLGGGAPPAARGHAIECRINAEDPTAGFVPSTGRIDRLEVPTGPGVRWDGGIRNGSEVGPHYDSLLGKLVVHASDREAAIRRMRSALEGLVIGGVETTVPWHLAVMDEPDYRMNDLSIRYVEEHPGLGETADPELRDVAMAAAVLLTDRERPRVVSGGARRPRGEGNGLSAWVRAGREW from the coding sequence ATGTTCGACAAGGTCCTGATCGCGAACCGCGGCGAGATCGCGGTTCGGGTCATCCGCGCGTGCCACGAGGAGGGCCTGGGAACGGTCGCCGTCTACTCCGACGCGGACCGCCAGGCTCCCCACGTGCTTCTTGCAGGCGAGGCGGTCCGGATCGGCGGGGCCGCCGCCGTGGAGAGCTACCTTTCGATCGACCGCCTCGTCGCCGCCGCGGAGGAGACGGGGGCGGGCGCGGTCCACCCGGGGTACGGCTTTCTGGCCGAGAACGCCGACTTCGCGCGTGCCGTCGAGGCCGCCGGGCTCGTCCATGTCGGACCTCCCGCCGAGGCGATCGAAATCATGGGGGACAAGACGCGGGCCCGGGCGCGGATGGTCGAGGCCGGAGTCCCCGTCATCCCGGGCAGCGACCCACTCGCTTCGGCGCGGGACGCCGTCCGCGAGGCGGGCAGGATCGGATTTCCCGTCCTGCTGAAGGCGGCGGCGGGAGGGGGCGGCAAGGGCATGCACGTCGTCTCGGACGCGGAGGAGATCGCCGGGGCGTTCGGGCGTGCGACGCGGGAAGCGCGGGCCGCCTTCGGTGACGGACGGGTGTTCGCGGAGCGCTTCCTGCGTGCCCCCCGGCACATCGAGATCCAGGTGCTCGCCGACGACGAGCGGACAGTGGACTTCGGCGAGCGGGAGTGTTCGATCCAGCGGCGGCACCAGAAACTGATCGAGGAGGCGCCGTCCACGGCGATCGGCGACGCCCTCCGGCGCCGGATGGCGGAGGTCGCCGTCCGGGCGGCCGAGGCGGTCGGCTACCGAAGCGCCGGTACGGTCGAGTTCCTGGTCGAGGGAAGGGAGTTCTTCTTCCTCGAGATGAACACCCGGATTCAGGTCGAGCACCCCGTGACGGAGCTGGTCACCGGCGTGGACCTCGTCCGGCAGCAACTGCGCGTCGCCCGAGGGCTTCCGCTGCTCGGAGGCGGAGCGCCGCCCGCGGCGCGCGGACACGCGATCGAATGCCGGATCAACGCGGAGGATCCCACCGCAGGTTTCGTCCCGTCGACCGGGCGGATCGACCGGCTCGAAGTCCCGACGGGGCCGGGCGTGCGCTGGGACGGCGGGATCCGCAACGGGTCGGAGGTCGGCCCGCACTACGACTCGCTGCTCGGCAAGCTCGTCGTCCACGCCTCGGATCGGGAGGCGGCGATCCGGCGCATGCGGTCCGCGCTCGAGGGGCTCGTCATCGGCGGCGTCGAGACGACTGTCCCGTGGCACCTCGCCGTGATGGACGAACCCGACTACCGGATGAACGACCTCTCCATCCGATACGTGGAAGAACACCCCGGACTCGGTGAGACCGCGGATCCCGAACTGCGCGATGTGGCGATGGCGGCCGCCGTGCTCCTCACGGATCGCGAGCGGCCACGGGTCGTTTCCGGCGGTGCGCGGCGCCCCCGCGGCGAAGGGAACGGGCTGTCGGCCTGGGTGCGGGCGGGTCGGGAGTGGTGA
- a CDS encoding acetyl-CoA carboxylase biotin carboxyl carrier protein subunit has translation MKYYVEVGGGNFEVERLASGLRLNGAKREAGFEWLANGEVQLTLDGANHRVFARRTPGGWRLTVRGRTFDVKVEDERTRALRALADRSAGGRGPRELRAPMPGLVTRVVAEAGQRVDAGDGLVVIEAMKMENELRAREPGTVAGIAVRPGDVVERDQVLVTLEAETS, from the coding sequence GTGAAGTACTACGTCGAGGTGGGCGGCGGGAACTTCGAGGTCGAACGGCTGGCCTCCGGACTGCGCCTCAACGGCGCGAAACGGGAAGCCGGGTTCGAGTGGCTGGCGAACGGCGAGGTCCAGCTCACCCTGGACGGCGCGAACCATCGCGTGTTCGCGCGCCGGACTCCCGGGGGCTGGCGGCTGACCGTGCGCGGCCGGACGTTCGACGTCAAGGTGGAGGATGAACGCACCCGGGCCCTCCGTGCGCTGGCCGACCGGAGCGCGGGGGGGCGGGGACCGCGGGAGTTGCGCGCTCCGATGCCCGGGCTCGTCACGCGCGTCGTCGCGGAAGCCGGGCAGCGCGTGGACGCGGGCGATGGGCTGGTCGTGATCGAAGCCATGAAGATGGAGAACGAACTGCGGGCCCGGGAACCGGGAACCGTGGCCGGGATCGCGGTTCGCCCCGGCGATGTCGTGGAGCGCGACCAGGTGCTCGTGACGCTCGAAGCGGAGACGTCATGA